In Luteolibacter rhizosphaerae, the genomic window GAGCACGAAGGCCCACCACTGCCAGTTCCCCGCCACCCCGAATTTGCGAACCTGCTCGGTCACCCAGTTCGGCGTATCCGAAGAGAAGGTGGTCGCCACCATCGAAAGACCGGCCAGCCACCACGGCACGGATTGGCCGGAGGCGAAGAACTCGGAGGTGCTCTCGCTCGACTTCTTCCCGTAGAACAAAGCGGGAACGAAGCAGATGAGGATCGATCCGATCACGATCGCCCAGTCCAAGCCGGTAAGCCGGATCGCTGCGAGCAAGGTGGGGTCAAGGAGGAGGGCGTGGGCCATGTCAAAGGCTTGTTAGCCGACCCGCTGCCAGACCGGCAATGGCAAAAAGCGAATGGTTTCAGGCAAAATACGGTGGTTCGCTGCCAGACCGCCATTTAATGTTGCAGCCGCTGCTGGGAAATGGGCGCTCCGGCGGCTCGGCTCCGGAGAGCATTCCTTGGACCGCATTGCGCAGGTCCTCGCCGGTCGGCTCTTCCCCGCTTTTCGGGCGACTGGAGTCGAATTGCCCGGCATAGTAGAGGCGCAATTCCTGGTCGAAGAGGAAGAAGTCCGGCGTGCAGGCGGCCCCATAGGCCTTCGCGACCTCTTGGCTTTCGTCGTAGAGATAGGGGAAGTTCCAGCCGTGCTCCGCGGCGAAGCTGGCCATGAGTTCCGGGGCGTCCTGCGGATACTTTTCGATGTCGTTCGAGGAAATGGCCACCGTGCCCACCCCTTCCGCCTCAATCTCCGCGGCCAGCGCCCCCAGCGCATCGGCGAGGTGGATCACGTAGGGGCAGTGATTGCAGGCGAAGATCACGAGCAGTCCGCCATTCGCACGCACCCCGTGGAGATCGTGGATCTTGCTATCCGGAGCGGGCAATTGGAACTCCGGCGCGGCGTCACCGCGGCGGAGGTTAAAGGTAGAGCGGACTTCAGCCATGACATTCCCTTTCCGGAAGCGCTTCAGGGGTCAAGACAAAGCGCTAGCCTCCGGGGTGGATCAGGGCTGCTTGAGGTCCACCACGTTCGTGCCGGGAGCGATGTTCCTCTTCAGGAAGCTGCCCGGCTCGACGATGTCGCTGCCCTTGATCGTCACGCCACTGCATTCCGAGACCCAGATCAGCGCGTCCGCCGGAATGGCGTAGCTCGCACCCGTGCCATCACTCTCGCTGTTCATCGGGCGCAGGAAACGGTTGTTGCGGATCAGCGCTCCATCGGTGGAGGAAAGGACGATGTTCGGCCCCTGACATTCCTCGAAGACATTGTCCTCGATCACCAGATCGCCGAAGATCCCCGCCGCCCGCATGTCCGGCGGCTTGGCTCCAGCGGTAATCGAGAGCGCTCCCGCCGAGGCCGACCACGGCGCCGCACAGAACCATCCCGCGCGGCGGATCACATTCTTCCGGATCACCAGCCCTTCGATGCCCGCCGCAGCGTTCCCCGGAACTTCGGGGCAGACGGTCATCGCGTGCGGGATGTCCAGGACATTGCCCTCCACCCTTCCCGCCGCCTTGATCAACAACCGGCCGGAGCTGTGGACCTTGTTGTCCAGAACTCGAAGCCGTTGCCCATGCGGTCCGGCGAGAACACGGAGTCGCCGGGCTGCAGCACAAGCTCCGCATCTAACAGCACCTCGATGCATCGCGGCGACACCCGCCACTCGGACCACGCGGGAGCATCCTTCAGCTTGCCCATCACTTCATCCGACAAGCCCGCCTCCTGGCGCGAGAGATCGCGACGGGAAACGATCTTCGCCGCCGGGCTACCGAGCCGTTGCTGGATGCGATCGCCCTTCTGCACCCCGGGCGTGAACTCATCCCGGCTCGCGAGGATCACCGTCTTCCCCTCCCGCTTCAGCACCAGATAGTCGGAGGACTGCACGCTCCACGAATCATCCCCTGCTTCCCGGATTTCACAGCCCTTCACCAGCGGCCCCACACGCACGGTCTTCACCTGCATCGCGTCCCATGAACTGCTGAGCAGGCGTTCCTCCGTCGCCCCGGTCGGCCGCGGGCCGGGCACGACCTTGCAGTTGAGATAGCGCCCGAGGCCCTCGCCGTCGTTCTCCAAGATCCCCATACCCGGCGCGCTGTGAACGACCACTCGATCAAGA contains:
- a CDS encoding thioredoxin family protein, which translates into the protein MAEVRSTFNLRRGDAAPEFQLPAPDSKIHDLHGVRANGGLLVIFACNHCPYVIHLADALGALAAEIEAEGVGTVAISSNDIEKYPQDAPELMASFAAEHGWNFPYLYDESQEVAKAYGAACTPDFFLFDQELRLYYAGQFDSSRPKSGEEPTGEDLRNAVQGMLSGAEPPERPFPSSGCNIKWRSGSEPPYFA